The Alphaproteobacteria bacterium genome contains a region encoding:
- a CDS encoding SDR family oxidoreductase: MEISLSGRTAIVTGGSKGIGFAIGKRFAESGGEVAIVARGRAALDEAVAQIKSGTNAHVVGIQGDVGKAEDVQRAYNEAVAAFGKVDIMVNNAGTSRAGPFEAMSDALLQEDLELKLFAAVRFCRLVIPQMKERKWGRIINVLNIGAKAPRAASAPTSVSRAAGMALTKALASEYAPYNILVNGLLVGLIDADQHVQKAKSRGISLEEYKAPLAKDVPLGRFGRAEEFANMACFLASDAGSYVTGTAINIDGGRSPVV; this comes from the coding sequence ATGGAAATCTCACTCTCCGGCCGCACGGCCATCGTCACCGGCGGCTCCAAAGGCATCGGCTTTGCGATCGGCAAGCGCTTTGCCGAGTCCGGGGGCGAGGTCGCGATCGTGGCGCGCGGCCGCGCCGCGCTCGATGAAGCGGTCGCCCAGATCAAGAGCGGCACGAACGCGCATGTGGTCGGCATCCAGGGCGATGTCGGCAAGGCGGAGGATGTGCAGCGCGCCTACAACGAGGCGGTGGCGGCCTTCGGCAAGGTCGACATCATGGTCAACAACGCCGGCACCTCGCGCGCCGGCCCGTTCGAGGCCATGTCGGACGCGCTGCTGCAGGAGGATCTGGAGCTGAAGCTGTTCGCGGCGGTGCGCTTCTGCCGGCTCGTCATCCCCCAGATGAAGGAGCGGAAGTGGGGCCGCATCATCAACGTCCTCAACATCGGCGCCAAGGCGCCGCGCGCCGCGAGCGCGCCGACCTCGGTCTCGCGCGCCGCCGGGATGGCGCTGACCAAGGCGCTCGCGAGCGAGTACGCGCCGTACAACATCCTGGTGAACGGCCTGCTGGTCGGGCTGATCGATGCCGACCAGCATGTACAGAAGGCGAAGAGCCGCGGCATCTCGCTCGAGGAGTACAAGGCTCCGCTCGCGAAGGATGTCCCGCTCGGCCGCTTCGGCCGCGCCGAGGAGTTCGCCAACATGGCGTGCTTCCTTGCTTCCGATGCGGGATCGTATGTCACTGGCACCGCGATCAACATCGACGGCGGCCGCTCGCCGGTCGTTTAA
- a CDS encoding YdeI/OmpD-associated family protein → MAPVKIDPKKVRTFRDAAGFYAWLGKNHDKASEIWVKIHKVNSGLKTITQKEAIDVVLCWGWIDGMSKGFDEKSYLQRFCPRGPKSMWSAINVGNVARLVREGRMTEHGLKHVEAAKADGRWDRAYKAGKEMKIPPDLQAAIDAEPKAKAMLAKLTGQDRFALAFRTHNMKTQAGRKKKIETFVAMLERGETIYPQRKT, encoded by the coding sequence ATGGCGCCGGTCAAGATCGACCCTAAGAAGGTGCGCACGTTCAGGGACGCTGCGGGCTTCTACGCGTGGCTGGGCAAGAACCATGACAAGGCCAGCGAGATCTGGGTCAAGATCCACAAGGTGAATTCCGGCCTCAAGACGATCACCCAGAAGGAGGCGATCGACGTCGTGCTCTGCTGGGGCTGGATCGACGGAATGTCGAAGGGCTTCGACGAGAAGAGCTACCTGCAGCGCTTCTGTCCGCGCGGCCCGAAAAGCATGTGGAGCGCGATCAATGTCGGCAACGTCGCGCGGCTCGTCCGCGAGGGGCGGATGACCGAGCATGGGCTGAAGCACGTCGAGGCCGCCAAGGCCGACGGACGCTGGGATCGCGCCTACAAGGCCGGCAAGGAGATGAAAATTCCCCCGGACCTTCAGGCCGCGATCGACGCGGAGCCCAAGGCCAAGGCGATGCTGGCGAAGCTCACCGGGCAGGACCGTTTCGCGCTTGCGTTCCGCACCCACAACATGAAGACGCAAGCCGGGCGGAAGAAGAAGATCGAAACATTCGTCGCGATGCTCGAGCGCGGCGAGACGATCTACCCGCAGCGCAAGACGTGA
- a CDS encoding Lin0512 family protein — translation MSRIRCITEMGMGVDVHGRDATKAAKRAVSDAIRHSSLGFVRFVGKTPHDMFVDVVIGVPNPEDVDAPSVAKELPYGTVTVNAVKGGLEIPSQTGSDPILIANAAVIVSLDDGK, via the coding sequence ATGTCCCGCATCCGCTGCATCACCGAGATGGGCATGGGCGTCGATGTCCACGGACGCGACGCCACCAAGGCAGCCAAGCGCGCGGTCTCGGACGCGATCCGCCATTCGAGCCTCGGCTTCGTGCGGTTCGTCGGCAAGACGCCGCACGACATGTTCGTCGATGTCGTGATCGGCGTGCCCAACCCGGAAGACGTGGACGCGCCGTCCGTCGCGAAAGAGCTGCCCTACGGCACCGTGACTGTGAACGCCGTGAAGGGCGGGCTCGAAATTCCCTCGCAAACCGGCAGCGACCCCATTCTGATCGCCAATGCGGCGGTGATCGTGAGCCTCGACGACGGCAAGTGA
- a CDS encoding SDR family NAD(P)-dependent oxidoreductase: MNQIDLAGKVAIVTGGTRGIGLSVVERMVRSGARVAVWDRARMTGGRAEAAGATPIAVDVSDPEAVARALAKTEQRVGPVDILVNSAAIGGVNTTIAQYPLDEWRAVIDVNLTGTFLTCRAVVPGMEKRGYGRIVNIASIAGKEGNPNACAYSASKAGVIALTKSLGKELATAGVCVNAIAPAVIETEMLEQSTREHIAYMVSKIPMGRLGQVDEVAALVCWLASAECSFSTGAVFDISGGRATY; encoded by the coding sequence ATGAATCAGATCGACCTCGCCGGAAAAGTCGCCATCGTCACCGGCGGCACGCGCGGCATCGGCCTCTCGGTCGTGGAGCGGATGGTGAGGTCGGGCGCACGTGTTGCGGTGTGGGACCGCGCGCGGATGACGGGTGGGAGAGCCGAAGCCGCAGGCGCGACGCCGATCGCTGTCGACGTGAGCGATCCCGAGGCGGTGGCGCGCGCACTCGCCAAAACCGAGCAGCGCGTCGGGCCGGTCGACATTCTGGTGAACAGCGCAGCGATCGGCGGCGTCAACACGACGATCGCGCAATATCCGCTCGACGAGTGGCGCGCGGTGATCGATGTGAACCTGACCGGCACGTTCCTCACCTGCCGCGCGGTCGTACCCGGCATGGAGAAACGCGGCTACGGGCGGATCGTCAACATCGCATCGATCGCCGGCAAGGAGGGCAATCCGAACGCCTGCGCCTATTCGGCTTCGAAGGCCGGCGTCATTGCGCTCACCAAGTCGCTCGGCAAGGAGCTCGCCACCGCGGGCGTCTGCGTCAACGCCATCGCGCCGGCCGTGATCGAGACCGAGATGCTGGAGCAGTCGACCAGGGAGCACATTGCCTACATGGTGTCGAAGATCCCGATGGGACGGCTCGGGCAGGTCGACGAGGTCGCGGCGCTGGTGTGCTGGCTCGCCTCGGCCGAGTGCTCCTTCTCGACCGGCGCGGTGTTCGACATTTCCGGCGGGCGCGCGACGTATTAG
- a CDS encoding alkaline phosphatase family protein, with protein sequence MNQLLFEHFVVLMLENRSFDHLFGFLGIGDGLPKNGAVNYLVPGKSTSQKFASGKGGDYTAIGQGPSHSLKQTNMQLFGVTKPTAAVAAKTPPLNGFVASFNEALPYDLKRKPTTNELQQVMNVFEPVQLPVLSTLAQNFVLCDRWFADVPGPTMPNRAYVHAATSQGYTYNADWKPKFNCKTLYDRIAAGGKTWRSYYHDQDDIVELYPYLTKDATNHVRFETSFVSDIAGDSLAAYSFITPAFINQPPQHPANSMHAPVDVRPAEKLVADVYSALRANPNVWKKTLLIVVFDEHGGYYDHVPPPATVNPDGINGRMDESFLVPFDFKRLGLRVPAILVSPWFKAGVDSTVYSHSTIPGSIIDALQLPGGYLTKRDANAAKLTAKYLVKGNQTWRTTTPDLAVPVQPPGIDPMARELLDGSVHLDPHPDQRNTLRTKDIHDPAQAKEFMRTQIAKHLEHFFASGGKKTVASKLEADNQFPSTTISCARIAELKGSKKQPRKREVRP encoded by the coding sequence ATGAACCAGTTGCTGTTCGAGCACTTCGTCGTGCTCATGCTCGAGAACCGGTCGTTCGATCACCTGTTCGGCTTCCTCGGGATCGGCGACGGGCTGCCGAAGAACGGCGCCGTCAACTATCTCGTGCCGGGCAAGAGCACGAGCCAGAAGTTCGCCTCCGGCAAAGGCGGCGACTACACGGCGATCGGGCAAGGCCCGTCGCACAGCCTGAAGCAGACCAACATGCAGCTGTTCGGCGTCACCAAGCCGACGGCCGCGGTCGCCGCCAAGACGCCTCCGCTCAATGGCTTCGTCGCATCCTTCAACGAAGCGCTGCCGTACGATCTGAAGCGGAAGCCGACGACCAACGAGCTGCAACAGGTGATGAACGTGTTCGAGCCGGTGCAGCTTCCGGTGCTCTCGACGCTCGCCCAGAACTTCGTGCTGTGCGACCGCTGGTTTGCCGACGTGCCGGGGCCCACGATGCCCAATCGCGCTTACGTGCATGCCGCCACGTCGCAAGGCTACACCTACAATGCCGACTGGAAGCCCAAGTTCAATTGCAAGACGCTCTACGATCGCATCGCCGCCGGCGGGAAGACCTGGCGCAGCTACTATCACGACCAGGACGACATCGTTGAGCTCTACCCTTATCTGACGAAGGACGCGACCAACCACGTGCGGTTCGAGACCAGTTTCGTCTCCGACATCGCGGGCGACTCGCTTGCGGCCTATTCGTTCATTACGCCCGCGTTCATCAATCAGCCCCCGCAGCATCCGGCGAACAGCATGCACGCGCCGGTCGACGTCCGCCCGGCCGAGAAGCTGGTGGCCGACGTCTACAGCGCGCTGCGCGCAAACCCGAATGTCTGGAAGAAGACGCTGCTGATCGTCGTGTTCGACGAGCACGGCGGCTACTACGACCACGTGCCGCCGCCCGCCACGGTCAACCCCGACGGGATCAACGGCCGCATGGACGAAAGCTTTCTGGTGCCGTTCGACTTCAAGCGGCTCGGACTGCGCGTGCCGGCGATCCTGGTGTCGCCCTGGTTCAAGGCGGGAGTCGATTCGACCGTCTACAGCCACTCGACCATTCCGGGCTCGATCATCGACGCGCTGCAGTTGCCCGGCGGCTATCTCACCAAGCGAGACGCGAACGCCGCGAAGCTGACCGCCAAATACCTCGTAAAGGGCAATCAAACCTGGCGCACCACAACGCCCGACCTCGCGGTGCCGGTACAGCCCCCCGGGATCGATCCGATGGCGCGCGAGCTTCTCGATGGCAGCGTTCACCTCGATCCGCATCCCGACCAGCGCAACACCCTGCGCACCAAGGACATTCACGATCCCGCGCAGGCAAAGGAGTTCATGCGCACACAGATCGCGAAACATCTGGAGCACTTCTTTGCCTCGGGCGGCAAGAAGACCGTCGCCTCGAAACTCGAGGCCGACAACCAGTTCCCGTCCACGACGATCAGTTGTGCGCGTATCGCCGAGCTGAAAGGCTCGAAGAAACAGCCGAGGAAACGGGAAGTGAGACCGTAA
- a CDS encoding cyclase family protein, which yields MDIIDLSMPIGPHFRWSPEIRVKGDLAAGDQFRVTHLATTCHGFSHVDAQAHFVAHAPTIEATPLARVVGPARVFNLRDVGPNTAIDAARLAKSDPGGAEGEILLLSSAWDEKRDNATTEFWKEAPI from the coding sequence ATGGACATCATCGACCTCAGCATGCCGATCGGGCCGCACTTCCGCTGGTCGCCCGAGATCAGAGTGAAGGGCGACCTCGCGGCAGGCGATCAGTTCCGCGTCACGCATCTGGCAACGACCTGCCACGGCTTTTCCCATGTCGACGCGCAGGCGCATTTCGTCGCGCATGCGCCGACCATCGAGGCAACGCCGCTCGCGCGTGTCGTGGGTCCAGCGCGCGTGTTCAATCTGCGTGATGTGGGGCCAAATACCGCGATCGATGCGGCGCGGCTTGCGAAGAGCGACCCGGGCGGCGCGGAGGGCGAAATTCTGCTTCTGTCATCCGCCTGGGACGAGAAGCGCGACAATGCGACTACGGAATTCTGGAAGGAGGCGCCTATCTGA
- a CDS encoding ArsC family reductase: MPITIYGIKNCDTMKKARAWLDERGVTYAFHDYKVAGIEKGRLEAWAGKVGWETLLNKAGTTFRKLPDKDREGLTEAKAIKLMLAQPSMIKRPVLELGGKLLVGFKPEQYEAAVK; the protein is encoded by the coding sequence ATGCCCATCACCATCTACGGCATCAAGAACTGCGACACGATGAAGAAGGCGCGGGCCTGGCTCGATGAGCGCGGCGTCACTTACGCGTTTCACGACTACAAGGTCGCGGGTATCGAGAAGGGCAGGCTCGAGGCTTGGGCCGGGAAGGTCGGCTGGGAAACGCTGCTCAACAAGGCCGGCACCACGTTCCGCAAGCTGCCCGACAAGGACAGGGAAGGCCTGACCGAGGCGAAGGCGATCAAGTTGATGCTGGCGCAGCCGTCGATGATCAAGCGGCCGGTGCTGGAGCTCGGCGGCAAGCTGCTGGTCGGTTTCAAGCCGGAGCAATACGAGGCGGCGGTGAAATAG
- a CDS encoding DUF3311 domain-containing protein, translating to MPNTPDGGGEVRHVSWTRWLLTIPFIAVLWVPFYNSVEPTLWSIPLFYWYQLLWVPLCAVVIGIVYFAEERG from the coding sequence ATGCCGAACACACCTGATGGCGGCGGCGAGGTCCGGCACGTTTCCTGGACGCGCTGGCTTCTCACGATCCCGTTCATCGCGGTCCTCTGGGTCCCGTTCTACAACAGCGTCGAGCCGACGCTTTGGTCGATCCCGCTGTTCTACTGGTATCAGCTCCTCTGGGTCCCGCTCTGCGCGGTGGTGATCGGTATCGTGTACTTCGCGGAAGAAAGAGGCTGA